In Geopsychrobacter electrodiphilus DSM 16401, a single window of DNA contains:
- the rimP gene encoding ribosome maturation factor RimP, producing MSRIIEQVEQLVQPVAEDLGLELVDIEYQREDRGWVLRIYLDKTGGINLDDCANASREISTLLDVEDVIGTVYTLEVSSPGIERVIKKLDDFERFRGQMIKIKTCRSCDPDGRGQNRKIFIGVLQGVREGQVFLIQADKKTGEIAFDLQAIEKANLVFEF from the coding sequence TTGAGTCGCATAATTGAACAAGTTGAGCAGCTAGTGCAGCCAGTAGCTGAAGACCTTGGGTTGGAACTGGTTGATATCGAGTACCAGCGAGAAGATCGTGGCTGGGTTCTTAGAATTTATCTCGATAAGACGGGCGGTATCAATCTTGATGACTGCGCGAATGCGAGTCGTGAGATCAGCACCCTGCTTGACGTTGAAGATGTTATCGGCACAGTTTATACTCTGGAAGTCTCTTCGCCCGGCATCGAGCGAGTGATCAAGAAATTAGACGATTTCGAGCGTTTCCGTGGTCAGATGATTAAAATAAAGACCTGTCGCAGTTGTGATCCAGATGGACGAGGACAGAATCGAAAAATCTTTATCGGAGTATTGCAAGGGGTAAGAGAAGGGCAAGTGTTTTTGATCCAGGCGGACAAAAAGACTGGAGAGATCGCTTTTGACCTGCAGGCTATTGAAAAAGCCAATCTGGTTTTTGAGTTTTAA